One stretch of Armigeres subalbatus isolate Guangzhou_Male chromosome 2, GZ_Asu_2, whole genome shotgun sequence DNA includes these proteins:
- the LOC134211293 gene encoding small ribosomal subunit protein eS4, whose translation MARGPKKHLKRLNAPRGWMLDKTGGTFAPRPSTGPHKLRESLPLVIFLRNRLKYALTNTEVTKIVMQRHIKIDGKVRTDPNYPAGFMDVISIEKTNENFRLIYDVKGRFTVHRITPEEAKYKLLKVKRVQIGPKKVPFILTHDGRTIRYPDPIIHQNDSIQYDIATGKVMDVLKFEPGNLCMITGGRNLGRCGTVIQREKHPGSFEIVHVKDATGHVFATRLTNVFIIGKATKAFISLPKGKGVKLSIAEERDKRLASKAAH comes from the exons ATG GCTCGCGGACCGAAGAAACACTTGAAGCGTTTGAACGCCCCAAGAGGATGGATGTTGGACAAGACCGGGGGTACTTTTGCCCCGCGTCCATCCACCGGCCCACACAAGCTGCGTGAATCGTTGCCGCTGGTGATTTTCCTGCGTAACCGTCTGAAGTACGCCCTGACCAACACCGAGGTCACCAAGATTGTGATGCAGCGTCACATCAAGATCGACGGCAAGGTCCGCACAGATCCGAACTACCCGGCTGGATTCATGG atgtcATCAGCATTGAGAAGACGAACGAAAACTTCCGTCTAATCTATGATGTCAAGGGTCGCTTCACCGTTCACCGAATCACTCCAGAAGAAGCCAAG TACAAGCTTCTGAAGGTGAAACGTGTCCAGATCGGCCCCAAGAAGGTACCATTCATTTTGACCCATGACGGCCGTACCATCCGCTACCCCGATCCAATCATTCACCAGAATGACTCGATCCAGTACGATATCGCCACTGGTAAGGTGATGGATGTGCTCAAGTTCGAACCGGGAAATTTGTGCATGATCACCGGCGGAAGGAATTTGGGTCGTTGCGGCACTGTGATCCAGCGCGAGAAGCATCCGGGATCGTTCGAAATCGTGCACGTCAAGGACGCCACCGGTCACGTTTTCGCCACCCGTCTGACTAACGTGTTCATCATCGGCAAGGCCACCAAGGCTTTCATCTCGCTGCCAAAGGGCAAGGGTGTTAAGCTGTCCATTGCTGAGGAACGCGACAAGCGATTGGCTAGCAAGGCCGCTCACTAA